In Natronorubrum halophilum, the genomic window CAGACCGAACTTCTTTGCTTGCGGACTCAAATTCACATCTATGAGTGAATCGGACAGTTTGGTCCCCGAACGCGCTCTCGCGCGCACCTACGACGGTGGATATCACATCGACGGCTGGCAGAGTGTCACGGAATATCGGCGGGCGCTATCCTACGCGAGTCGGAACAATGTGAAATCCGGAGCCACGGCCAACGCTCTCGAGTTACCACGTGGGCGGGTCCGAACGTGGCTCGAGGGTGGCTGTCCCGACCCTGCACGAGCGATCGACATCGCTCGCGAGCACGGGTGGCTTGAGTGTACGTTCGGTGACCCCGAGTTCCAGGGTCTGAACGCGCTCGTCGCGAACATCTTTTCCGGCGGTTCGATCGCCGAGTCTACCTACGCGCCAGGGTTCGCGCTGAACCATCGCGGAGAAGACAGCCACGTTTTCGACGCGCTCGAGCTGGCCGGCGTTAAGTATCGCGTGGTCGACGATCGCGACGGCCGAGCCGATGAGGTCCGGCCGACGACGGATGCCAGTGTACTCGGTCGCGTGTTGGCCGTTCTTGGCGCTCCCGTGGGTCCGAAAGCTGATCAACACCTCTCGATTCCGGACTACCTTGAAGACGCGCCCGAGGGAGCCCGTGAGCAGTTTGTGTACGCCTATCTCGAGAATCGGGCGATCCCACACGAGGGGAAAGCAACGCTCACGCTTCGCGAAGATCGGAACCGGGACTATCTCGAGGGACTGGCCACGTTGATCGACGACGTGGCCGGCGGCGGGGTCCGAATCGGCGAGCGAGATATCGTGATCTCGAAATCGGCAACGGAGAATCTGGGGACAGTTCGATAACAGTAGTACGGTTTCTATTCGTCTGTCTCTAAGTCGCCAGCGTCGAGTTCTCCCTCGAGATACGCACGACCGCGGTCCGTAATTTGGTAAAATCCTGCATCTTCATCGTAGTATTCTACAAGGCCTTCATCCAGAAGCGGGCTCATTCTCTGCCGCACGTATCCGGCATTGAAATTGATATTTTCAGCAATCACACGTGGTGTCGCAACGATCTCTCGGTTCCCTTCATTCAGAAGGAACTCCAAG contains:
- a CDS encoding helix-turn-helix domain-containing protein; the encoded protein is MTNADDHILEFLLNEGNREIVATPRVIAENINFNAGYVRQRMSPLLDEGLVEYYDEDAGFYQITDRGRAYLEGELDAGDLETDE